TGTTACGCTTCGTCAATGCCTTCGTGGGCCATGTGCGCGGGGGCCTGGGCGTGGTGGCGGCCGTGTCCTGCGCGGTGATCGGCGCGATCTCGGGGTCCGGTCTGACGGGCATCGCCGCGATCGGCCCGCTCCTGATCCCCGAGATGGAAAAGCGCGGCTATCCCCGCGAATACGCCACCGCGCTGATCGCCAATTCCTCGATCCTGGGCCTCTTGATCCCGCCCTCGGTGACGATGATCGTCTATGGCTGGGTCACCGACACGTCGATCCTCGCCTGTTTCCTGGCGACGCTGGGGCCGGGGTTGCTGATCATGTTCAACTTCTCGGTCGTGAACCTGTGGATGAGCCGCAAGTTCCACCTGCATCTCGACGAGAAGCCCAGCTTCAAGGACCTGTCGGGCGAGGTCGCGCGGCGCGGCTTCAACGCGACGCCGGCGCTGCTGATGCCGATCATGATCCTCGGCGGCATCTATGGCGGGGTGATGACCCCGACCGAGGCCGCGGCGCTGGCCGTGATCTACGCCATTCCGGTGGGCTTCTTCATCTACAAGGGCCTGCGCTGGGAAAACTTCCTGTCCGCCGGCAAGGAGGCCGCGACCGCCGTGGGCGCGATCATGTTCATGATCCTGTTCTCGATGATCCTCGGCCAGATGTTCGTCTACGAGAGCATCCCGCAGCAGCTGGTCAGCTCGATCTTCGAGATCACCGAGAACAAGGTGCTGCTGCTGATCATGATCAACATCCTGCTGTTCCTGGTCGGCATGGTGGTCAACGACGTGACCGCGATCATCCTGATCGCGCCGCTGCTGCTGCCCTTGATGAACGCCATCGGGGTCAGCCCGGTGCAGTTCGCCGCGATCATGGGGGTGAACACGGCGATGGGCGGCGTGACCCCGCCCTATGCCTCGATCCTCTATCTCGGCGCGCGGATCGGCAACGTGAAGGTCACCAAGGTGATCCCGCCCGCGATGGTGCTGATCGTGACCTGCTACGTGCCGGTGGTGTTCCTGACCTCGCTCTGGCCCGACCTCTCGCTCTTCCTGCCGCGCGTATTCGGCTACTGACCCAAACCAACAGAGGAGACAGACCCATGACGAAATTCCCGACCGGCACGGCGGCCATCGCGCTGATGGCGCTCACGGGGGCGGCGAGCGCCGCCGACCTCAAGATGAGCCACGTGCGCCCGCAGGACGCCACCATCGACACGGAGTTGCGCGCCTTTGCCGAGGACGTGTCCGAGGCCACCGGCGGTGACGTGAACATCGAGATCTTCCCCGCCTCCGCGCTGGGCGACTACACCACCGTGCAGGAACGCATCAGCGTGGGCGCCATCGACATGGCCACCCAGCCCGCCGCCACCGCCGCCGACCGGCGGATGCAGATCAGCTCGTTCCCCTATCTCGCCAACGGCTGGGACGAGGCGCGCGCGATCTACGGCCCCGAGGGTCCGGTGCGCGAGGTCATGGCCGAGCTTTACGCCGCGCAGGACATCAGCATGCTGGCGGCCTACCCGGTCTATTTCGGCGGCATCTCGCTGAACACCGACCCGGTGAATCCCGGCGACCCCTCTGAATCGAACGGCATCAAGGTGCGCGTGCCCGGCATCAAGAGCTTCCAGCTGACCGGGCAGGCGCTCGGCTACATCCCCTCGCCGATCCCGTTCTCCGAGGCGTTCACCGCGATCCAGACCGGCGTCGTGGACGGCGTGATCGGGTCCGGCGCGGAAGGCTACTACGCGTCGTTCCGCGACGTGACCAAGGCCTACATCCCCGCCAACACCCATTTCGAGGTGTGGTACATGATCATCTCGAACGAGTCGCTGTCCGGGATGGACGCCGAGGACCAGGAGGCGCTGAAGACGGCCGCCGCCGAGTTCGAGGCCCAGCGCTGGACCGTGGCCGAGGAAGACCAGGGCAAGTGGGAACAGCGGCTGGCCGACGACCTGGGCGCCACCGTGGTCGAGCTGAGCGACGAGCAACTCGCCGCCATGGCCGCCAAGGTCCGCGAGGACGTCTGGCCCGAGGTGCTGCAGGACGTGGGCGCCGAGTGGGGCCAGGGCATCCTCGACCAGATCGGCAAGTAACGTGTGAACGCCTGGCGGGCGGCCCCTCGGGTCTGCCCGCCGACGCCCCTGTCGCGAAGGAACCTCTCGGATGGACGCGGACTATGCCATCATCGGCGGCGGTGTCGTCGGGCTCTCGGTGGCGTGGGGGCTGTTGAAACGCGGCCGGCGCGTGATCGTGATCGACGGCGATGACGGGTCGTTCCGCGCCAGCCGCGGCAATTTCGGGCTGGTCTGGGTGCAATCCAAGGGCATGACCCAGCCGCGCTACGCGCAATGGAGCCAGCACTCCGCCGCGATCTGGGCCGAGTTCGCCGCGGAACTGGGCGACACCACCGGGCGGGCCGTGCCCCTGGAACAGAAGGGCGGCTACGACCTGCATTTCTCCGAAGAGACCTTGCAGGCCACCGTCGAGAAATACGAGGCGCTCAAGGCGAAACTCGGCGGCGACTACCCGTTCGAGGTGCTGGGCCACAACGCGCTCCGCAAGGAGGAGCCCCATATCGGCCCCAGGGTCGTCGGCGCGATCCTGCATCACCAGGACGGGCATGCGAACCCCTTGCAATTGCTCCGGGCGCTGGCCGATGATGTGCGCCGGATGGGCGGTCGGGTGCTGAACGGCAAGACCGTCAGCGAGGTCGACAAACCCGACGGGTTCCGCATCCGCTGCAGCGACGGCACCACCGTCACGGCCGGAAAACTGGTCCTCTCCGCAGGGCTCGGGGCCGCCACGCTGGGCCCGAAACTGGGCTTCCGGGCGCCGGTGCGGCCCCAGCGCGGGCAGGTTCTCATCACCGAGAAGATGCCGAAGATGATCAACCGCCCCTCGCTGATCGCGCGGCAGGTGGACGAGGGCGGCATCCAGATCGGCGCGACCAACGAAGAGGTCGGCCATGACGACCGGGTGACCCAACCCGGCCTGTCCGGCCTCGCCGCCGAGGCCATCGCCGCCTATCCCGTTCTGGCCCGGGCGCAACTGGTGCGCAGCTGGGGGGCGCTGCGGGTTCTGTCGCCCGACGGGCTGCCGATCTATCAGGAAAGCCGCGAGATGCCCGGCGCCTATCTGGTGACGTGCCACAGCGGCATCACGCTGGCCGCGGTGCATGGCCGGCTCCTGCCCGATTGGCTGGAGGGCACCGCCGCCGCCCCGGATCTGGAGGTATTCAGTGAAGACCGCTTCGCCGTTCCTGGAGCTTGAAGAGGCACGCCGCGTGCCGGTGCGTTTCGACGGCACGGTGCTGGACCTGCCCGAGGGCGCGAACCTGGCCGCCGCCCTGCTGGCCGCGGGGGTCCGGGTGTTCCGGCACAGCCCGGTTTCGGGCGCCCCGCGCGCGCCCTTCTGCATGATGGGGGCCTGTTTCGACTGTCTCGTGGAGATCGACGGCGTGGTGCGGCAGGCCTGCATGGTCGAGGTGACCGAGGGCCTGCAGATTTCCCGCCCGCACGAAGGGGGCCTGCCGGATGGGGCATAGCGATCTGATCGTCGTCGGGGCCGGACCGGCGGGCATGGCGGCCGCCGCAACGGCCGCCGAACACGGGCTGAGCGTGACGGTGCTGGACGAACAACCGCGCCCCGGCGGGCAGATCTACCGCGACGTGGACCGTGCCGCGCCCCTCCGCGGCGCGCTTCTGGGCGCGGATTACGGCCATGGGGCGACCCTCACCGCCGGGCTGCGGCACGCGCGTGTCACCCACCTGGCCGGCGCGGTCGTCTGGGCCATCGAGGACGGGTTCCGCGTGAGTTTCACGCGGGACGGCCGCGGCGCGCAGGTGTCGGGGACGCGGCTCCTGCTGGCCACCGGCGCGCTGGAACGGCCCATGCCGCTGCCGGGCTGGACCCTGCCCGGCGTGATGACCGCCGGCGCCGCGCAGATCCTGCTCAAGCAGTCGGGGGTGCTCGCGCAGCGCGCGGTGCTGGTCGGCACCGGGCCCCTGCTCTACCTGATCGCGGCGCAGATGGTGCGGGCGGGCACGCCGCCGCTGGCGCTGGTCGAGACGCAGGGCCGCGGCGATCTTGCCGCGGCGATGCGGCATGTCGGGGGTGCACTGCGGGGCTGGCCCTACCTGGCGAAAGGGCTGGGGCTTCTGTCGGAACTCAAGCGGGCGCGCGTGCCGCGGTTCACCGGCGCGACCGGGATCGCCGTGGAAGGCGACACCAGGGCCGAGGCCGTCAGCTTTCGCAGCGGCGGCAAGGCGCACCGGATCGCCTGCGACACGGTTCTGATGCATCACGGGGTGGTGCCGAACACGCAGGCGGCCCGGTCGCTGGGGGTCGCCCATCGCTGGGACGCGGTGCAGCAGTGCTTTTCGCCGGTGCTCGACCGATGGGGGGCGAGCGATGTCGCCGGGGTATTGATCGCCGGGGACGGCGCGGGGATCGGCGGGGCGCAGGCCGCCGAACTCGCCGGGCGCCTGGCCGCGCTCCGGGCGGCGTCGGACCTGGGGATGCTCTCGGCCGGTGATCTGGAGGCGGTGGCCGGACCGCTGCTGCGCAGGCAAGCCAGGGAGTTGGCTGCCCGCCCCTTCCTCGACACCGCCTATCCGCCCTGTGCCGAGGCGTTGGCCCCGGCGGATGCCACCATCGTCTGCCGCTGCGAGGAGGTGACGGCGGGCCAGGTCCGCGGTTACGCGAAACTCGGCTGCCGGGGACCGAACCAGGCCAAGGCGTTCGGCCGGCCCGGCATGGGCCCGTGCCAGGGCCGATATTGCGGCCTGACGGTCACCGCCCTTCTGGCCGAGGCGACCGGGCAGACGCCCGACGAGACCGGCTATTTCCGCATCCGCCCGCCCCTGAAGCCCGTGACGCTGGGCGAATTGGCGGCGATGCAGGACACCCGACAGGACGCTGCAGAATAAGGGAAAGACATGATCGAACGACTGGAAACCGGCACGCGGATGAGCAAGATCGTCAAGCACAACGGCGTGGCCTACCTGTGCGGGCAGGTCGGGGAGGGCGCCACGGTGGCCGAGCAGACGCGCGATTGCCTGGCCCGCGTGGACGCGCTGCTGGACCGGGCCGGCTCGTCCCGCGACCGGATCCTGCAGGCGATCGTCTGGCTGTCGGACATGGCGGATTTCGCCGAGATGAATGCCGTCTGGGATGCCTGGGTGCCCGAGGGGCACGCCCCGGCGCGCGCCTGCGGCGAGGCGAAACTGGCCCGACCGGAGCTCCGGGTCGAAATCATCGTGACCGCGGCCTGCTAGCCCCGTCCGCCGCCGTGTCTTCCGGTCCTTCCGTCCATGATGATGCGGGAGGCTGGCCCTACTGTCCGTCCCGATTTCCCTTGACGGCCCTCCGCCCTCCCTTCGCGCGCGCCTCGGTGGTGGCGAAGTGGCACAGCCGGTGAGCGCAGGCGAAGCATGGTCCCACCGGAACAACGGGTCGGACCATGCGGACGGGAGGTCTGTCCCCCGCGTCTCGACCATCGAGACGTTTGCTTCGCGGTCCAGCCTGTTCGATGGGGCCGTCTTGCCGTCCGCATCCGCGCGGCGGTCGGCGACGGCCACGTCGAGGCGGCTCTAACCACACAGGCTCTTGTACGGAGAGCTGAGCACGTGCCGCCTGTGCCGGGCGCCCATGTCGTGATGCCCTTGGCCGGGTTTCACCGGGCAAAATGCGGGATCGAACGCGCTGAGGGCCGCGGCGAGGGCCGTGCAACGACACGCAGGCTTCGGAGATTTCCTGCTGCGGCCAGACCGGACATCGCGCGGCGGCGCGGCTCAATCTCCACGGCCGGGCTTGATCGGGGGCGCGGTGTGGTCCTACCCTCGCACGAGGTCGATGAGGGAGGACGTCGTGCGCGACATCGACCACGTGACGGAAATCGACCGCGTGCTGAAGGGCATCGCGACGGGACGGGACGACGTGGTCGCCGCCTCCTGGCGGCGCTGCGTCGAATCCTATGGCATGGATCCAACCCGCGTCGAGGCGGCCCATATCGTGACCGAGGCCCAACTGCGCGAGCATCGCGAGCAGGCCGAGCGGCTCATCGCCATTGCGCGATCCGGCCTGCAGGCGCTGTTCCGGCAGGTGGCCGGGCAGAACTACGTCCTGCTGCTGGCGGATTCCAAGGGCGTGACGGTCGACTTCTTCGGCGATCCCCGCTTCGAGGACGACTTGCGCGACGCGGGGCTGTATCTCGGCTCGGACTGGTCGGAGGACCTTGCGGGCACCTGCGGCGTGGGGTCGTGCATCGTCACCGGAGAGGCTGTCACCATCCACCAGTCCGACCATTTCGGGCTGGCGCACACGCCGCTGTCCTGCACCGCCGCACCGATCTACGACACGGGCGGATCGCTGGCCGCGGTGCTCGACATCTCGCTCTTGCGCTCACCCACGCCGAAGGCCAGCCAGAACCTCGCGATGAATCTGGTGCGCGCCTCGGCCCGGCGCGTCGAGATGGCCAACCTCATGGCGATGACGCGGCGCGACTGGGTGCTGCGGTTTTCCGCCAGCCCCGAGTTCCTGGAGGTCGACCCGGAGGCGGCCGTGGCGCTGGACGGCTCGGGCCGGATCATCGGGCTGACCGGCGCGGCGCGCAGCCTGCTGGGCGCGGCCGGGGGCGACCGGCCGTTGATCGGGCAGCGGATCGACGCGCTGATGGACCTGTCGGTCGACGATCTGCCCGACCTGATGCGCGGCCGCCCGGCCGAGGACCGGGTGCTGCGGCTGAAGGACGGGCGCGGGCTCTTCGGCCATGCGATCGCGCCGCAGACCGCGCACGGCCTCGCGCGCCGGCACGCCAATGACCTGCCCGGCGCGTTGTCGAGCTTTGCCGGCCCCGACCCGGCGCTGCAGCGCCTGCTGGCCGAGGCCGCGCGGCTGGCCCGCACCGGCATTCCGCTGGTCATCGCCGGCGAGACCGGGACCGGCAAGGAACGGCTGGCGCGTGCGCTCCATGTCTGCGGCCCCGGCGAACGCCCGTTCCGGCACGTCGTCTGCGCGGGCCTGGGGTCCGCCGGGGTGGAGGCCGCGCTCGGCGACCTCGGCGACGCGCCCGCGACGCTGTTCCTCGACGGCCCCGAGGACCTGGGCCCCGGGGCGCAGGCGGCGCTGCTGTCGGTCCTGTCGCGGGCGCCGCGGCTGCGGGCGATCTCGGCCAGCCGGGGCGACCTGGCCGAAGCCTGCCGGGAGGGCCGGTTCCGCCGCGACCTGTTCTTCCGGCTGGCCGGGCTCACGCTCGCCGTGCCGCCGCTGCGCCACCGGCAGGATTTCGACTGGCTGCTGGACCGGCTGCTGACCCGGCGCAAGGCGGGCGACCGGCAGCTTTCCCCGGCCGCGCGCGCGGAACTCAAGGCGCGGGCCTGGCCCGGCAACATCCGCGAGCTGGAAAACGCGCTCGACGTCGCGGTGGCGCTGGCCGAGGGGCCCGTCATCGACACCGCCGACCTGCCGCCGCCGGCCTGCGCCCAAGCGGCGGAGCCCGATCCGTCCGACGACCTGGAGACGCTGCTCGCGGCCTGCGACTGGAACATGGCGCGCGTCGCGCGGCGGCTGGGCGTGAACCGCTCGACCGTGATGCGCCGGGTCCGGAAAAGCGGGCTGGTGCCTCCCGCCTGAGCGTTGCGGGCGGGCGTTGCGCGGCGTTGCGCGCGCAACGGCGCCGAGGGCGTTCACCAGGAAGTGCGGCACTCTGCCGCAATTTCTCTGGCGTTTGTGACGCCTTTTGCGACAGCCTGTCCGGCGAGACATCGCGAAAGGGAGGAAACGCATGCTCGACACGACCATAGCCGATACCACGCGGGAGGCGCTCTCGGCGTTCGGCGACGCGCTGGAACAGGGCGATCTCGACCGCGCGGTCGAGATGTTCTCCGAGGACTGCTACTGGCGCGATCTCGTCACGTTCACCTGGAACATCAAGACGGTGGAGGGCAAGGAGCAGGTGCGCGACATGCTGGAGCACCAGCTTGCCACGACGAAGCCGCGCAACTGGGGCCTGGCCGAGCACGAGATCCCCACCGAGGAGGACGGCGTCACCACCGCCTGGATCGTCTTCGAGACCGATCTTGCGCGCGGCTACGGGCTGATCCGGCTGAAGGACGGCAGGATCTGGACCCTGCTGACGACGATGGTGGAACTCAAGGGCCATGAGGAGCCCAAGGGATTCGCCCGGCCGCTGGGCGCCAAGCACGGCGCCGGGAAGAACCGCACCACCTGGAAGGAGGAGCGCGAGGCCGAGGAGCGCGAGCTGGGCTACGAGACGCAGCCCTATGTCCTGATCGTCGGCGGCGGGCAGGGCGGAATCGCGTTGGGCGCGCGGCTGCGGCAACTGGGCGTGCCGACGATCATCGTCGAGAAGAACGACCGCCCCGGCGACAGCTGGCGCAACCGCTACAAGTCGCTCTGCCTGCACGACCCGGTCTGGTACGACCACCTGCCCTACATCAAGTTCCCGGAGACCTGGCCCGTCTTCAGCCCCAAGGACAAGATCGGCGACTGGCTGGAGATGTATACCAAGGTGATGGAGTTGAACTACTGGACCCGCACCACCTGCAAGGAGGCCAGCTACGACGAGGCCGCGGGGGCGTGGACAGTCAAGGTGGACCGCGACGGCGAAGAGGTCGTGCTGAAGCCGAAGCAACTGGTGCTGGCCACCGGCATGTCGGGCAAGCCGAACGTGCCCGAGTTTCCCGGCATGGAGAAATTCCGGGGCGACCAGCACCATTCCTCGCAGCACCCCGGCCCTGACGCCTACAAGGGCAAGAAATGCGTGATCGTCGGGTCCAACAACTCGGCCCATGACATCGCCGCGGCCCTGTGGGAACACGACGCCGACGTGACCATGGTACAGCGGTCGAGCACGCATATCGTGCGCTCGGACACCCTGATGGATATCGGCCTGGGCGGGCTTTATTCCGAAGAGGCGGTGCAGAACGGCATGACCACCGAAAAGGCCGACCTGATCTTCGCCTCGCTGCCCTACCGGATCATGCACGAGTTCCAGATCCCGCTCTACGAACAGATGAAGGAGCGCGACAAGGCGTTCTACGACGGGCTGGAAAAGGCCGGGTTCTGGCTCGACTGGGGCGCCGACGGCTCGGGTCTATTCATGAAGTACCTGCGCCGCGGCTCGGGCTACTACATCGATATCGGCGCGAGCCAGCTGATCATCGACGGCGAGGTCAAGCTGGCCCACGGCCAGGTGTCCGAGATCGTGGAGGACGGGCTGATCCTCGATGACGGCACCAGGCTGGAGGCCGATCTGATCGTCTATGCCACGGGCTATGGCTCGATGAACGGCTGGGCGGCGGACCTGATCGGCCAGGACGTGGCCGACAAGGTCGGCAAGTGCTGGGGGCTCGGCTCCGACACGCCGAAGGATCCCGGCCCCTGGGAGGGCGAGCAGCGCAACATGTGGAAGCCCACGCAGCAGGAAGGGCTGTGGTTCCACGGCGGCAACCTGCACCAGTCGCGCCACTACTCGCAGTTCCTCGCGCTGCAACTGAAGGCCCGGATGGAGAACCTCCCGGTTTCCGTCTACGGTCTCCAGGAGGTCCACCACCTCGGATGACGCGCGCGCGGCCGGGATCGGCCTCGCACCGATCCCGGCCAACCCACGGAAAAGGAGAAAGACATGAACGACAAGACCATGCGCGCGGCCGTCTGGCACAAGGCGCGCGATCTTCGCGTGGAGGACGTTCCGGTTCCCGACATCACCGATCCGCATGCCGTGCGCGTCAAGGTCGCCGCCTGCGGCATCTGCGGCAGCGACCTGCACGAATACGCGGCCGGCCCGATCTTCATCCCGGTGGATACGCCGCACCCGATCAGCGGGGACCGGGCGCCGATCGTCATGGGGCACGAATTCGCCGGCGAGGTCGTCGCGGTCGGCGACAAGGTGACCCGCGTCAAGCCCGGCGACCGGGTGGCCATCGAACCGATCCTGTCGCCCAACCGCGACGGCGCCTATCTGATGGAACGCTACAACCTCAGCCCGCTTCTGGGGTTCCACGGCCTGTCGGGCGGCGGCGGCGGGTTTTCCCAGTTCACCGTGGTGGGCGAACACATGCTGCACCCGATGCCGGACGACCTGTCATGGGAACAGGGCGCATTGGTGGAGCCGGCCGCCGTTGCCCTTCACGCGGTGCGTCAGAGCAGCCTGAAGGCCGGCGACAGCGCCGCCGTCTTCGGCGCCGGTCCGATCGGGCTGATGGTGATCGAGGCGCTCAAGGCTGCCGGTGCCGCCAGCATCCATGCGGTCGAGGTCTCGGATGTCCGCCGCCAGAAGGCCGAGGACCTCGGCGCGACCGTCCACAACCCGGCCGATGGCGATGTCGTCGAGTCGATCCATGACGCCTCGGCGGGCGGGGTCGACGTCGCCTTCGAGGTCACCGGCGTCCCCTCGGTGCTGGCGCAGAGCATCGATGCGACCCATCCGGGCGGCGAGGCCGTCATCGTCAGCATCTGGGAGAGCAACGCGTCCTTCCAGCCCAACACGCTGGTGATCAAGGAGCGCACGATGCGCGGCATCATCGCGTATCGCCATGTCTATCCTGCGGTCATGGCCCTGATGCAGAAGGGGTATTTCAGGGCCGAGGATCTCGTGACCGACCGGATCGCCCTGGACGACGTGGCCGAAAAGGGGTTCGAGAAACTGCTGAACGACAAGTCGCAGATCAAGATCATGGTGACGCCGCCGGGCTGAAACGGGCGGCGCGCCTTGCGGCGCCCCCCGCACCTGGGGCAGCTTCGGGATGCGATGCCCCATGGCCCTGCCGGGGCATGACGAGCGATCAAGAGAGGATAGCATGAACACAAGGGACTGGAGCGCGGCCTTCGATGCCGTACTGGACGGCGTGACCACGGGCGACACGGCGGCGCGCGTGCCCGGCGTGGTGGCGTTGGTCACCGACCGCGAGGCCAACGTCTACGAGGGTGCGACGGGCGTCCGCGATCTGGGCACCGGGGCCCCGATGACCACCGACACCGTCTTCGCGATCTTCTCGACCACCAAGGCGGTCGGCGGCACGGCGGTGATGCAATGCGTGGAGGAAGGGCTCCTGGATCTGGACGCGCCCGCCAGGGACTACGCGCCCGAGATCGGCGAGCTTCGGGTGCTGGACGGTTTCGACGACGCCGGCAACCCGAAGCTGCGGGCGCCGAAATCCGACATCACCACGCGCCAGCTGATGCTGCACACGGCCGGCTTCGGCTACGACTTCTTCAACGAGAACTACCTGAAGATGGCAGAGGCGCATGGCCAGCCCTCGGTCGTCACCGGCACGAAGGCCGCCCTGACCACGCCGCTGCTGTTCGATCCGGGCGAGAAATGGGAATACGGCAGCAATATCGACTGGGCCGGACAGGTGGTCGAGGCGATCCGGGGCAAGCGCCTGTCAGAGGTACTGGCCGAGCGTGTCTTCGCGCCGCTCGGCATCACCGACATGGCCTTCACCCGCAGCGACGACATGAAGGCGCGGACGGCCAGCATCCACGCCCGCGGCGCCGACGGCTCGCTGACGCCGATGGACTTCGCCCTGCCCGACGACCCCGAGGTCGATATGGCCGGGCACGGGCTTTACGCCTCGGTCGGCGAATACATGAAGTTCATCCGCATGTGGCTGAACGACGGGATGGGGCCGAACGGCCGCGTGCTGAAACCCGAAACCGTCGAACAGGCGGTTCGGAACGGGCTCCAGCCGCACCAGAAGGTGGTGATGCTGCCGGGCGTGATCCCGTCGCTGTCGAACGACGCCGAGTTCTTTCCGGGGCTGGAGAAGGGCTGGTCCTACACCTTCATGGTCAATGACGAGAAGGCCCCGACCGGGCGGCCCGCCGGCGCCATCGGCTGGGCGGGGCTGGCCAACCTGTTCTACTGGATCGACCGCGAGAACGGATTCGGGGGCTTCTGGGCGACCCAGATCCTGCCCTTCGGCGACCCGGTCTCCTTCGGCGGATATCTCGACTTCGAGACGGCGTTCTACCGGACCCTTCACAAGTCGCGCGCGGCGTGAGGCATCACGCCCGCCGCCGGGAAACCTGAAAAAGACGGCGGCGCGGCGTGCCGACGTCGGGTGCCGTCCGGTCGAACCCGGCGGGGCGCAACAGGCTTTCGACGAAGGCTGTTGCGCCCGGCGCCCCGGGGCTGCGCGGATGACCGTCTCGGCCGCCCCTCGATCTGGTCGACTGCGTCTGCCGCACCGTGACGCGCGCCCTGCTTCGGCTGGCGCCGTGTCGTCTTGTTCGACCTCGCCCCCTTGGTGCGCGCCCCCCCGGCGTTGATCCTTGTCAATGCATCGGTGAACGCGACGGGAAACCCTGCAAGGCGGTTGTCCATCTGCATTTCGAGAGGAGGGGGTGATATGCGGAGACTTGGTCAGGCCATCTTCGGGGCGATGTCGCTGGCCGCGACCTCGGCGATGGGGGCGACGTTGTCGGGCTTCGGCACGGCCAGCGTGGACGGGGTGATCGCCCCCGGCGAGTGGAACCCGGCCGGGTCGGTGAACTTCCTGGTGAACACGCCCGGCGGCGGCACCGCGGCGGCCACCCTGTGGGCGATGAACGACCGGGTGAACCTGTATCTGGGCGTCGAGATCGCGGGCACCTATGACCTGCCCGACGTGAATTTCGAATTCGACGTGGACGGCGACGCGACGACCAGCGACGGCGACGACGCGGTGGTGGTGAACACGACGGTCGGCTATCGCGATTCCGTGCGGACGAGCGATCCCGCCGTCTGCCCGGTGCCCGGGCCTTGCGGCGTGCCCGATCCCCTTGTCGGCGGGGTGGTGAACGGGACGGCGGCGATTGACGAAACGCTGCTCTCCACGGTGTTCGAGGTGGTCAAGCCGCTCGACTCCGGCGACCCCAACGATTTCGCGCTGACGACCGGAGACACGATCGGGCTCTATACCTTCGTGCGGCTCATCGATACGGGCGTCGGGCAGGCCGATACCCGCAGGTTCTACCCCACCGACAGCATCGCCATCGCACCGGTTCCCGGCCCCGCATCGCTGGGATTGCTGGGCAGTGCGATTGGGCTTGGATTGATCGTTGGAGGTTTCAGGCGGCGCGGCAC
This genomic window from Rhodovulum sp. ES.010 contains:
- a CDS encoding NAD(P)/FAD-dependent oxidoreductase, with translation MLDTTIADTTREALSAFGDALEQGDLDRAVEMFSEDCYWRDLVTFTWNIKTVEGKEQVRDMLEHQLATTKPRNWGLAEHEIPTEEDGVTTAWIVFETDLARGYGLIRLKDGRIWTLLTTMVELKGHEEPKGFARPLGAKHGAGKNRTTWKEEREAEERELGYETQPYVLIVGGGQGGIALGARLRQLGVPTIIVEKNDRPGDSWRNRYKSLCLHDPVWYDHLPYIKFPETWPVFSPKDKIGDWLEMYTKVMELNYWTRTTCKEASYDEAAGAWTVKVDRDGEEVVLKPKQLVLATGMSGKPNVPEFPGMEKFRGDQHHSSQHPGPDAYKGKKCVIVGSNNSAHDIAAALWEHDADVTMVQRSSTHIVRSDTLMDIGLGGLYSEEAVQNGMTTEKADLIFASLPYRIMHEFQIPLYEQMKERDKAFYDGLEKAGFWLDWGADGSGLFMKYLRRGSGYYIDIGASQLIIDGEVKLAHGQVSEIVEDGLILDDGTRLEADLIVYATGYGSMNGWAADLIGQDVADKVGKCWGLGSDTPKDPGPWEGEQRNMWKPTQQEGLWFHGGNLHQSRHYSQFLALQLKARMENLPVSVYGLQEVHHLG
- a CDS encoding 2,3-butanediol dehydrogenase, encoding MNDKTMRAAVWHKARDLRVEDVPVPDITDPHAVRVKVAACGICGSDLHEYAAGPIFIPVDTPHPISGDRAPIVMGHEFAGEVVAVGDKVTRVKPGDRVAIEPILSPNRDGAYLMERYNLSPLLGFHGLSGGGGGFSQFTVVGEHMLHPMPDDLSWEQGALVEPAAVALHAVRQSSLKAGDSAAVFGAGPIGLMVIEALKAAGAASIHAVEVSDVRRQKAEDLGATVHNPADGDVVESIHDASAGGVDVAFEVTGVPSVLAQSIDATHPGGEAVIVSIWESNASFQPNTLVIKERTMRGIIAYRHVYPAVMALMQKGYFRAEDLVTDRIALDDVAEKGFEKLLNDKSQIKIMVTPPG
- a CDS encoding serine hydrolase is translated as MNTRDWSAAFDAVLDGVTTGDTAARVPGVVALVTDREANVYEGATGVRDLGTGAPMTTDTVFAIFSTTKAVGGTAVMQCVEEGLLDLDAPARDYAPEIGELRVLDGFDDAGNPKLRAPKSDITTRQLMLHTAGFGYDFFNENYLKMAEAHGQPSVVTGTKAALTTPLLFDPGEKWEYGSNIDWAGQVVEAIRGKRLSEVLAERVFAPLGITDMAFTRSDDMKARTASIHARGADGSLTPMDFALPDDPEVDMAGHGLYASVGEYMKFIRMWLNDGMGPNGRVLKPETVEQAVRNGLQPHQKVVMLPGVIPSLSNDAEFFPGLEKGWSYTFMVNDEKAPTGRPAGAIGWAGLANLFYWIDRENGFGGFWATQILPFGDPVSFGGYLDFETAFYRTLHKSRAA